ttcaaagtgccattggaaGTGACTCTCTCACCGACATCTTCACCTCATCATCTACGTCGAAAATGCAGGCACTTCAATCATCATCTTCAAgacaaaattcaaatatatttctagAAAGTTCTGTTAAATCCTATGTAATAAATTCATCCATGTTAAGCAGTGTTATACATACTGAATCTCTAGCATCTTCAGAAACATTAAGCATGCTTATAACATCTGTGATATCTGCAACACTTTCAGCTGGAGATGATTCAATAGTAAGTGAATTACTTGACAACTCAGGCTCGTCAAGTATCTTGTCATCGTCACCTGCATTATCATCGGTACAGAAAACAATGGACGTTGCTTCAAAATCAGTTTTGTCTTCATCTGAAACGAATGAAAAACTTGTTTCAATGTCTAAATTTTCACAACCAGTGACAACAGGATCTAGTTATTCAGAATCTTTATCAATAGTTAAAAGCTCAATGTTACTTTCTgaatctttaaaacatattactCCGTCCCCGGATTCGAAATCATTAAGTATGTTAGAAAGTGTTATGCCTATGTCTTCATTTACGTCATCGGGACAAATAGATACAGATTTTGATTCTGTACAAAGATCATCATCAATGAGTGCTTCAGATTCTTCTACAAATCCCAGAATATTCTCGTCAACTGATTTAAGTGCAAGTATACTTTCCGGTAAGTCTAGCGATGGTTTTTCGACTGGAAACAGCATGTTATCTAAAGATACTTCACTCTCTTACTATTTCAACACCTTAGATGAAACTTCACTTGTCACCTCAGGATTTGGAATGAGTGATACCACCAATATTATCACGATTTTAAGCACACCAACTATGTCGTCTGAAGCCAATACAATTAATTCAGCGTCACGTATTTCAAGTGTGAGGCACACAGCATTTTTACACACTTCTGTAGACTTAAGTTTAGACAACACTCAAGAATATGAGACAGTTAGCTCTATGCGTTCTGATAATAAGTTGACttctaaattattttcaaattatttgcatTATAGCAAAACACTTTCTTCTGTTACGCAGTCGTCAGAAACATTTATTACATTGAGTAATTCTAATGATCTGGTCGGTACAACGAATTTCTTAAATTACAGTCTGTATTATACAGGAACACGAACTCTTACATATATCACaggtataaatagtgttaataaCTTTTCAACCGTTTTACCTAGTGAAAGTGTGTATTTGTCTAGTGATTTTATAACTTTGTCAGGAGACACAACAGATCTTTTGATTCAAGGTAGCAGTTCAATCCTTCCGTCGCTTTCTACGGCACATGACTTTACGTCCCAATATATACCTGAAACAATAAGGTCTACAAGTCGAGTTATTTCCTCACGTTTGTTAGACACAGAAACATTTACGTCTTCCTTTTTGTCCTCTTATGCCGGTAATAGCATGTCACTGTTCTCACCAACTGAAGTATCAATCACCCCACATCTTAGTTCTTTGCCTAGCGAGATGTATTCATCAgaaacagaaaatatgaaaacatctgTAATTTTACGGAACACTGACTACAGTGGCACATTTCAACTTACAGTGAGCAACAGCACAATTACGTTACCAACCACCGAAACATCATCCTTTTCTAGGTATGATGCAACAAATAGATCATTGGATTCACGGATAACAAGTGTACGATCGGCTTCATGGTCAGTTAGTGACATGTCTTTTTCATCGACCTTCAATCAAACAGTTACCTCTATAATTTCATCACAGATTGGGAAAACACTTTCTTATTCCGACAAACACAGTTCCTTGGAAAGCAAGCAAAGTGATTCCACAAGTACACCATTAATGTCAGctattataacaaaatacagTGCCCAGACCAATAGTTTTCCAAGCCAAAGCAGGACTGTAAGCTGGACAGCAGCAGAACTAGTAAGTGATACGTCGTTTTGGTATTCGCCACAGAGCTCTTTTCTCACTATAACACCTACGACAACATCGACCACTTCAAACACAGCGGTCCTGCCAACAGAAACTCGGCTAGAAAGCATGCAAACTGTATCAACTACTTCAGAACTATCATACCAGACTTCAGAACTCTTGTCAAGTATAATACCAGAAACAAGTAGTGCATATTTGGTGTCTGACCTACCAAACACAAAATCACTTTTATCAAGTGATCAATACAGGACAGTGCTAAATATAACGACATCTACCGCAACATCAGTGTTTGACAAAATTACATCTTTATCGAGTCCAGGGCAGACAACAGTCACTCAGCTGAATATAAGCTCTTCTTTTACTTCAATGCCCAGTGTATTCTCAAGCGAACAAATGACAATGTCAACAGAAGTGCAAGAAAACACGGCAACACTTTCATTTTCATCTTCTGACGCTAGCCAGGCGACAACTCTTGGAATGACTGATACAGTCGCTTCACTGCGGACACTCCAAACTGAAGTTCCAACATCGGCACTGCCAATCAACTCGTCATCAACGGCGGTTTTATTTACTTCATTTACACCTGATACCTTAGCCACATATACTTCAATTAATAGTCACTCATCAATACGCACTGGATTATCTATCAACGGGTTCAGCACTACCGACACTTCAGTCATTTCACATTTAAGTTTTTCTTCGCTAAAATCACCAACGATTTATATAGAGCAAAGTAGTTCGCTATTAACTAATTCTAATAGTGTTACTTTTCTTACAGAAGCAAGTTTACAAACACACACTACAGTAGCAACTGCAGACCTGTCGAATACACTAACGGTATCTTCATCGCTAGTAATAACACCGTCGAAAGCTTCCACTAGTATTTCACATGAAGTTTCGAGTTCTCAGAATGAAAATTCAACAACGGTTCTTACCACGACCGGAAATAAATCGGCATATGTAGATACTTTTTCCAGTTCCTCTATGGTTCCAATCACAAGTTACAGCATACTTCAGTCTTTTGAATCTGGTAGTATATCGTTTTCATATGTAACAGAAGCCTTAACATCAGTAGAACTGATTTCTACAAGTTATGGAATTGTAACGGAACCACTAAGTTTTACTGCAAATACAAGTTTTAGTCAAAATGCTCTAGTAACATCCGTATATAAAACATTTGACATATATTCTAattcttctatattttcagtgAGTAGTCATAGTATAAACTCCCCATTGCTAAcaacattatttgtttcaaatacttCTTCAACGTTCTCTAGTGTGGTAGAATTAAGTATGTCATCACCAGACTTTACAGACATTTCTACACTCGCTGTCGTAACAGATTCAAAGTCAACCACTGAATTCTTTCTTTCAATCTCATCAGAGACTTTAGTCACACTCGTAGGAAGCACAATAGTGTCAACAGTAACTGATATTACAAAGTCTTTAATTTCAccttcaaatgtatttaattttacacCTACTCCGGCAGAAAATGGCTCACAGATAATAATGACATCACGTTCTTCATTTTCAAGCATTGAAATAATTTCTTCAGTTCTTGTCAGTAGTTTAGATTCCAACTTACCTGGTATTTCAACAACAGATAGTTATTTAACCACACATGGAAGTTTTATAAGTGCAATACCCACGATATCTACCGTTAGAATTGACAGCAGTTTATTAACTTCAGTTACGCACTTGAGTTTAAACACCAATTCAGTTGAATTTTCTACAAAGAAGGACACTTCTATAAATGTGGCACAACCAACATCAACTGTGAGACTAGATAGCAGTTTAGTATCCTTATCATCACATTCCAGCAGTTTGTACACTCACTTAGCTAGTTCTTCAACTATGGAGGAAAGTATAACAATTTTTATACCTTTAACTGTTAGAACAGAAAGTAGTACAGTATCTTCGACAACGCATGCGAGTTTTAACACCGACTTATCAATCACTTTTAAACTGCCAGAATCACCGACAACTTTGTCACTGTTATCTACGGAACATTTCTCGAGTGCATCTCAATCTTACTTAACAGTTTCAGGAGTTTCAGCATTGTCCTCACCTACTTCCGAAATGGTTACAGATGTGACATATTCCACTAGTTATTCAACAGCAACAGTAACAGAATCGGTGTCTTTGGTACCGTTTTCATCAATTATCTTGAATAACACTAGTATTCCTACTAGTTTAACTACATTACTCAGATCATCAACATCACGATCAATAACAGAGTTGTTACCTGCATCTGTAGTCTCCATTACTGGAACTGTGGTTCGCACATCATTACAGACTACACCAGCATTTTCAAACGTGGAAACATCAGCTGTAACGCCGCACTCTTTACATAGTTCGAAGTCTTTATCCGATACAACAGTAATATTAGTGACCAGAACGGCCTCTTTATTTTCAACATCGCAAAGTTCAACAAAAGTCCTAGAATCTTCGTTTTCTTTATCACCGTTAGTGTCGAAAACAATCATGTCATCGCGAACATATAATTCTAGATTTACGTCTTTGATGTCAAAAACCTCTGATTCTAAATTGACTCTATTTTCTACATCTGTAGTTCAGTCTCCTTTATCGTTGACAGTAAAGCCAAGCCCACAATTTTCCGCGTCATCGAATGAAAAAATTTCTGAAGCGACCCAGTCGGTGGCacaaacattttcttctttatcAACTGCTACTATAACTATGCCAGGATCAGCTGTAACACAAAATTTTACCTCAGCTATAACTTCGACATCGATTTTAGAATCTTCACTACTTCTCGAATCAACCTCAGAACTAGCTTTGACAGCAACTCTGCCTTCAGCTTTGCCTTCTACAGTACCTCTCACTTCTCCATTAACACTGAAACAAACTTCTTCTCAGAAATTGACGTCTTCTCTGCAAGCGACACTAACTGTAGATTCTTCTACTCTCCGATTGACACCGACCCTGTTGTCAACACCATTTCTGCAATCGACACCAATTCTATCATCGAAACCAACTCTGCAGTCGACACCAGTTCTGTCATCGACACCAACTCTGCCCTTAACAGAGACTCTGTCATCGACACCAACTCTGAAATTGACAACAACTCTACTATCTAAACCAACTCGGCCATCGACACCAGCTCTGTCATCGACGCCACCTCGGCAATCGACACCAACCCTGTCATCGAAACAAGCTCTGTCATTAGCATCAACTTTGTCATCGACACCAACTTTACAATCAACACTAACCTTGGCTATGACACCAACTCAGTCATCGACACCGACTCTGCCATCGACAAAGACTCAGCTATCAAAACAATCTTTGTCAGCAACACCAACTTTGCCATCGATGTCATCTGTGTCATCGACAACAACTCTCCCATCAACACCAACTCTGTCATCGACGCCAACTCGGCCATCAGTACCAACTCTGACATCTACGACAACTTGGTCAACTAAACTGACTCTTGCATCGAAACAAACTCTGTCATCAACACCAACTCTGCAATCGACACAATCTCTGCTATCAGCACCGACTCTGCTATCGACCCTTACTCTATCTACACCAACAGCTCTGGTTTCAACGATTCTAAGTAAAAGTTCCGGTATCGCAGAAGAAATAACAAGCCAAATCCAAGCTGACTCTACAACTGTGTCATTAATATATTCATCGGTTACTGGTCTGTCTACAAATACATCTGACATGGAGAGATCAACACTGTCTATATCGCCATCTTTGTCAGTCTCTTCAATGATAATGGAGTCATTAAATTCATCTACATTGACTGTATCTGTAACAAGTAGTGCTCCAGTGACAACTACCAGTATAATTCCAACTACCACAATACCACCTAAAACGACAACACTAAATGGGACAAATGCAAATGAACGGTATTGGGTGAGAACGGGtaagtctttaaaattcattttttatgatGTCAACATTCGAAATTTATAATGAGAACTTTGGTATGCCAGTTAATGTTTTGATCATTTTCAGTGGTTATAATTCTAATTATAATGTAGAACATATATCTTAAATTAAGATTTTGTAAGTGATATAGCAATTCCGCCAGAGATTGGGCGTTTGAAAACTACTGTTACACAAACTTTTGCAATATAAATGTTAACCTTTTATTTCAGTcctgctttttatttattttttacttgtttcaaatgatacatggaaaaattaatacttttattaTAGTATTGAAAATACAGCGCAATATAAATGTATCGGATCCAACTTTTGTGAGCAACATGGAAAATGGTTTAGCAAATGCATTCAACGAGGCGTTTATTAGGAAGAAACTCGTAGACGAGGGCAAGTTTGAGCCCTTACGAAGGAGACGTCGCCGAAAGAGATATACAAGCGTTGGAGATGCTTCAGTACATGTAAGTAATTGAAAAGTATAGATACgttcctgaaataaaaaaatatcaggtgttagatattttatattagttcgattttttttaattcttgtatATTCATTATCTGTCTGGGTATGATAATTGCTGACAAATGTGAGCAAAAACGAacttttttcgttttatttgttGTAGACGGTATTGTAACTAAGCCGTGTCATTTCCCAGTTGTAGGTATTACCTGTACAAATAAGACGGGTAAGAACACGTCTTACAAATTATCAATTACTAATGCGAAATTCTGTCTGAGTTTCATACTTGATATATGTGTTTTAATGACCTGGTATGTAGTCGGTATGGAGCCCCGTAACAGGAATTTTTGCACGTTTCGGCGATAAGTACTAGTTTGTCATTATTCCTAGGAATAATTAATGGTTTTTTTGACACTTTAAGTCGGAATTTTCccatctttattttatataagatATTGTAATTTATTACTTTTCATTACAAAACGGGTTTAGTGCTTGCAGTTTTGAATTTTAAGATCATATATTTTTGACTTCTTCCATCTTTCCTGATTTTTAGATTCATGACCTAAGTCGTACTGAAGCCACCACCACGGTAGCGGCAGACTATACCGTTGAGCAATCGGGTAAAGTTTTAACAGCGGATGAAGCGGTTGAAGCATTGGAAGTGCTTGATACACAAGAGCTCGCCATCTTACTGAAGCAGGTGGTTGATGTTAAGGCTGAAGGTTAgtagaagatttttattttgatgcgAAAGCGGCAGTATTGACCTATAATTGTTAAAACATATATCGTAATAAAACCATACCTAGCTGTGCATCCTATAAAATACTGACAACCTTGGTAAATTAACTTTTattgttgggggtggggggggggggggcgaggatTAAAGCCACCCCATTACAatgtaggttatatggcgacttttcctGGATGcatggattcctcacatgaagaattctacgccccaagtgaGGTTAAAACACATATCGGTGAgttgcaagtgatttgaagccattGACTTTAATCTCTCGGACACGGaggataaaatatttataaccTATTCTTAACATCAAACAGTAAATGCTGATAAACGTGTGCATCAAATTAAGTATTCTTTTTTAAGACGTTATTCGGAGAAAACTGCTGTTGTTATCAGGGTTTTAGGAGAGGATGTTAACGTGTTAAATATACATTTCAATCCTAACCGATCAAGTTTACGTTACTGGTTGAAACACAGGCatttaataattttaagtttttattttcgGATAGAATTCAGTATTATGTTCAAATTAACagttccactaccgtccatgaacaggctcaatcaaaccgaacttgtaacattttcatttttgtcgtgttgagcgacctgtggagtttcctctTTTGTTTTCGTATTTACTTAGTTATATTTTGTTTTCCGTATAACAGTTTGATAGTTGAATTATTTTGTCGTTCAGCCTACATTCAAACAGACAAACCAGACGAACCAGTAAAAGATGACTCCCAGCTATGGCTTTACGGTATAATCGCCGGATCTATAGCAGGGGTAGTCGTTGTGATATGGATCATCGTCTGTATCTACTGTAAATGCTGTCGGCAAAAGAACTCTGAAGAAGACGCTGAGCCAGAACTTACGTCCATACAGCCGCAGCCATCTAAACAAAAGGTATGAATTAGTACACTCTATCTTGAACCAATGATATAGAGAATAATGCCAGACAGGGTATGTTTACTTGTATATGTAGACAACTGGCCTGGGTTTGTACGTTTTTTACTCCTTTTAACACTGAACATTTTTGTTCgttaatttgtgttttataagtTCAATTAGTTTGGTATTAAAATGTCTTAGCTACTCTTTGGTCCAGTAAATCAAtaaattaaagggaaaggcaacgttgtttttacattaatttggtcagctgggatttcttaaatcatttaaagaagggaaagaattttcaaatcggactaaaaatgagaaagttatgagcatttaaatatttgatcaaattggcggccattttgtttccattgcagTTATTGAATtttttgatacaaatttgaatcgtatttacttatttctgtaaaatattttctctactttttccggctataatgaaaaaaattatcatgttttacaccttacactcaagaaacatataaaaattaATCTTTtgaaaggttatttgctaaataaaagaattcatcagtgtgtaaatgacgtcataaacacactaaaatggctacctccatgatcagccattttcttaaatttcaaactaccatatatttttctttgtttcggggcctccgtggccaagtggttaaggtcgctgacttcaaatcacttgctcctcatcgatgtgggttcgagcctcactctgggcattgaattcttcatgtgaggaagccatccagctggcttacggaaggtcggtggttctacccaggtgtccgctcgtgatgaaataatgcacggaggggcacctggggtcttcctccaccattaaagcaggaaagtcgccatatgacctatcatgtgtcggtgcgacgttaaatccaacaaaaacaaaacaaaaaaacatatctttttcaatagtggtccgattttaaaaattctttcagcgttataaaCGGCTTAAGAACGGCTTTCATATGGGATTAACTTATTCTCAGGCCTTCCTTACcctttaatatattttgtgtttattgaaTAACAGTCGCGATTTATCTcgaatattatagaaaaaaacaaaagcattatAGCACCACCTTTATTCTTTACAATTCGAGAATTAAAGCAACAAAGCAAATTCACATTATCCCGCTAAAATATTAATGGATGctttatcaattatatatataaagaggCGTCAATTTATGATTAATGGGCTTGCTAATTTTCAGTATCGAAAATCGCAATACCCTAATTAACACTTAACTACATTTGAAACTGCAtgctcatttttattttgtgcaaCAGCTTGTTATCTACCAGTTGTTGTTATTTCATCTAATATTTCGTATGGTAttatttgagtcgcaccatgagaaaacttacataatgcatttgcgaccagcatggatccagacaagcctgcgcttccgcgcagtctggtcaggatccatgatgttcgctttcaaagactattgcaattagaaaaaccgttagcgaacagcatggatcctgaccagactgcgcggatgcgcaagctggtctggatccatgctggtcgcaaatgcattatgttggttttctcatggtgcggctcattttacaaatatctgtaGGGCATGTCCAGACTATGAGAACAAGTTTCAAATATTACATGACCTCAAACTTGTATAAACGGTCCTTAGAATTCTTAATCATTTGGAGAATATGAAATTAATTATGAATGAACTGTCCGGTATAACATAACCGTTAAGGCTAACTTGTAAATAAACATCAGTTTCAGCTGCGACATGTTTGAGTATGCATTGTCACTAAAGTCTACTTATTGTTGGGTATATTATACATTATGGACAACAATGGAAGTACCGTCTAAATACATGCGTTTATAGACATGCAGTCAGTGTTTGTCTAAGACAGTTTTCACAAAACAGTGAcctttatgtattattttttatatatgaacGACAAGTCTTAAATATTGTCTCGCCAAATCTTCATTTTCTTGATCAAAAACATCAAGCTAGCTCAGTACTTGCAAACAGggtaacattttttcttttattaactaTTGAAAGGTGACTAGAGGTTGAAGTATGAGTAACAGCTTGCTCTTCTATCTCATATATGTCAGAACCATGACAAATGTAAATGACGGATCTTTTCACAAGATGTATGTTCACTATCTGTTATTCAAGCTGTACCTGAAAAGACaggtcaaattattttaaatgatgaTCGAGTTTAATAAACAAGGGAAGCAACATTTGACTGGTTGAAATCAAATTTGATATTACAGTTATTTTATCTTGgcttcattattttgtttgcGGAGCAAGGGACGTAATACTGGACTTCCTGTATTTTAAGTTGGTACTGCAGTTACTTTCGTGTGATTGAACTAAAAGATGTATCAAAGAGTAGGTGTAATCGCAGGTAAAACacctataaattatttaaaatctggGCA
This Mercenaria mercenaria strain notata chromosome 17, MADL_Memer_1, whole genome shotgun sequence DNA region includes the following protein-coding sequences:
- the LOC123536080 gene encoding mucin-3A-like isoform X2, which encodes MKNRKVLPWILIMILKSCMSSTTVSSDFTILPSPDFSSNLGADTTKHVDYSSSSSFTIETTQTLISPPVRTMQPITASSTDLPSMPGSKLTSDQTIGESSKYSNLGTDSLIQVTSIHDIAKSLSTTYVDSTNQLHSSFTDILTATDSLLNSLIISASPSSSLEIVSYSSKMENIGPSSTTYYGNSQKGSKINVESSDSSLHELSANITATQVFTTTQNNFRNSKTTEMISATVIQSAIGSDSLTDIFTSSSTSKMQALQSSSSRQNSNIFLESSVKSYVINSSMLSSVIHTESLASSETLSMLITSVISATLSAGDDSIVSELLDNSGSSSILSSSPALSSVQKTMDVASKSVLSSSETNEKLVSMSKFSQPVTTGSSYSESLSIVKSSMLLSESLKHITPSPDSKSLSMLESVMPMSSFTSSGQIDTDFDSVQRSSSMSASDSSTNPRIFSSTDLSASILSGKSSDGFSTGNSMLSKDTSLSYYFNTLDETSLVTSGFGMSDTTNIITILSTPTMSSEANTINSASRISSVRHTAFLHTSVDLSLDNTQEYETVSSMRSDNKLTSKLFSNYLHYSKTLSSVTQSSETFITLSNSNDLVGTTNFLNYSLYYTGTRTLTYITGINSVNNFSTVLPSESVYLSSDFITLSGDTTDLLIQGSSSILPSLSTAHDFTSQYIPETIRSTSRVISSRLLDTETFTSSFLSSYAGNSMSLFSPTEVSITPHLSSLPSEMYSSETENMKTSVILRNTDYSGTFQLTVSNSTITLPTTETSSFSRYDATNRSLDSRITSVRSASWSVSDMSFSSTFNQTVTSIISSQIGKTLSYSDKHSSLESKQSDSTSTPLMSAIITKYSAQTNSFPSQSRTVSWTAAELVSDTSFWYSPQSSFLTITPTTTSTTSNTAVLPTETRLESMQTVSTTSELSYQTSELLSSIIPETSSAYLVSDLPNTKSLLSSDQYRTVLNITTSTATSVFDKITSLSSPGQTTVTQLNISSSFTSMPSVFSSEQMTMSTEVQENTATLSFSSSDASQATTLGMTDTVASLRTLQTEVPTSALPINSSSTAVLFTSFTPDTLATYTSINSHSSIRTGLSINGFSTTDTSVISHLSFSSLKSPTIYIEQSSSLLTNSNSVTFLTEASLQTHTTVATADLSNTLTVSSSLVITPSKASTSISHEVSSSQNENSTTVLTTTGNKSAYVDTFSSSSMVPITSYSILQSFESGSISFSYVTEALTSVELISTSYGIVTEPLSFTANTSFSQNALVTSVYKTFDIYSNSSIFSVSSHSINSPLLTTLFVSNTSSTFSSVVELSMSSPDFTDISTLAVVTDSKSTTEFFLSISSETLVTLVGSTIVSTVTDITKSLISPSNVFNFTPTPAENGSQIIMTSRSSFSSIEIISSVLVSSLDSNLPGISTTDSYLTTHGSFISAIPTISTVRIDSSLLTSVTHLSLNTNSVEFSTKKDTSINVAQPTSTVRLDSSLVSLSSHSSSLYTHLASSSTMEESITIFIPLTVRTESSTVSSTTHASFNTDLSITFKLPESPTTLSLLSTEHFSSASQSYLTVSGVSALSSPTSEMVTDVTYSTSYSTATVTESVSLVPFSSIILNNTSIPTSLTTLLRSSTSRSITELLPASVVSITGTVVRTSLQTTPAFSNVETSAVTPHSLHSSKSLSDTTVILVTRTASLFSTSQSSTKVLESSFSLSPLVSKTIMSSRTYNSRFTSLMSKTSDSKLTLFSTSVVQSPLSLTVKPSPQFSASSNEKISEATQSVAQTFSSLSTATITMPGSAVTQNFTSAITSTSILESSLLLESTSELALTATLPSALPSTVPLTSPLTLKQTSSQKLTSSLQATLTVDSSTLRLTPTLLSTPFLQSTPILSSKPTLQSTPVLSSTPTLPLTETLSSTPTLKLTTTLLSKPTRPSTPALSSTPPRQSTPTLSSKQALSLASTLSSTPTLQSTLTLAMTPTQSSTPTLPSTKTQLSKQSLSATPTLPSMSSVSSTTTLPSTPTLSSTPTRPSVPTLTSTTTWSTKLTLASKQTLSSTPTLQSTQSLLSAPTLLSTLTLSTPTALVSTILSKSSGIAEEITSQIQADSTTVSLIYSSVTGLSTNTSDMERSTLSISPSLSVSSMIMESLNSSTLTVSVTSSAPVTTTSIIPTTTIPPKTTTLNGTNANERYWVRTVLKIQRNINVSDPTFVSNMENGLANAFNEAFIRKKLVDEGKFEPLRRRRRRKRYTSVGDASVHIHDLSRTEATTTVAADYTVEQSGKVLTADEAVEALEVLDTQELAILLKQVVDVKAEAYIQTDKPDEPVKDDSQLWLYGIIAGSIAGVVVVIWIIVCIYCKCCRQKNSEEDAEPELTSIQPQPSKQKTSPARPLPTTPRKKTLIPQGSKFSLWKGRTYQINDGYVPEKETEEQTLLKSPRKKETQSPVPSITGSATVTPMMPKKELVPPAVKKGRRNSKNSIGPATEDLDFNNDIKKLGSLEADKTQLFQSSVSEDSDDTKEQLKMQKKKNKDRMSEKYGQEIEAKHRDKGKENTDNNILGMPNTTVPSFVIESGSPSKEPIPLSRKFSDGNTSGDENLEEARNRMHKLLDDAFSLISPRSSFSENDLRKGTSTSNDEKSTNSRQSSTNVVDVDKAIETLKGFTNPAYTSSYSGLLETWSPYRASDQVALISMPQKPEPVVTRLGYKPDKRPLTSNKAANYVRRPAANLDVTNSKSTSDISESGKYTTNAPKPIVIRTKDDIPNARLESAKSEKNSNELQNKRNVSAVLNNDLLLRGSSTSLNKPTSQAKSNSLEMQHVKRNRSNSIRKHREPEKDNRNRDEIDVIKNIKPEEASDKLFHSLRDEIKGGKAAETEDDINKKPIRRRNRKTHSKPMTDIV
- the LOC123536080 gene encoding mucin-3A-like isoform X3 gives rise to the protein MKNRKVLPWILIMILKSCMSSTTVSSDFTILPSPDFSSNLGADTTKHVDYSSSSSFTIETTQTLISPPVRTMQPITASSTDLPSMPGSKLTSDQTIGESSKYSNLEASLQTHTTVATADLSNTLTVSSSLVITPSKASTSISHEVSSSQNENSTTVLTTTGNKSAYVDTFSSSSMVPITSYSILQSFESGSISFSYVTEALTSVELISTSYGIVTEPLSFTANTSFSQNALVTSVYKTFDIYSNSSIFSVSSHSINSPLLTTLFVSNTSSTFSSVVELSMSSPDFTDISTLAVVTDSKSTTEFFLSISSETLVTLVGSTIVSTVTDITKSLISPSNVFNFTPTPAENGSQIIMTSRSSFSSIEIISSVLVSSLDSNLPGISTTDSYLTTHGSFISAIPTISTVRIDSSLLTSVTHLSLNTNSVEFSTKKDTSINVAQPTSTVRLDSSLVSLSSHSSSLYTHLASSSTMEESITIFIPLTVRTESSTVSSTTHASFNTDLSITFKLPESPTTLSLLSTEHFSSASQSYLTVSGVSALSSPTSEMVTDVTYSTSYSTATVTESVSLVPFSSIILNNTSIPTSLTTLLRSSTSRSITELLPASVVSITGTVVRTSLQTTPAFSNVETSAVTPHSLHSSKSLSDTTVILVTRTASLFSTSQSSTKVLESSFSLSPLVSKTIMSSRTYNSRFTSLMSKTSDSKLTLFSTSVVQSPLSLTVKPSPQFSASSNEKISEATQSVAQTFSSLSTATITMPGSAVTQNFTSAITSTSILESSLLLESTSELALTATLPSALPSTVPLTSPLTLKQTSSQKLTSSLQATLTVDSSTLRLTPTLLSTPFLQSTPILSSKPTLQSTPVLSSTPTLPLTETLSSTPTLKLTTTLLSKPTRPSTPALSSTPPRQSTPTLSSKQALSLASTLSSTPTLQSTLTLAMTPTQSSTPTLPSTKTQLSKQSLSATPTLPSMSSVSSTTTLPSTPTLSSTPTRPSVPTLTSTTTWSTKLTLASKQTLSSTPTLQSTQSLLSAPTLLSTLTLSTPTALVSTILSKSSGIAEEITSQIQADSTTVSLIYSSVTGLSTNTSDMERSTLSISPSLSVSSMIMESLNSSTLTVSVTSSAPVTTTSIIPTTTIPPKTTTLNGTNANERYWVRTVLKIQRNINVSDPTFVSNMENGLANAFNEAFIRKKLVDEGKFEPLRRRRRRKRYTSVGDASVHIHDLSRTEATTTVAADYTVEQSGKVLTADEAVEALEVLDTQELAILLKQVVDVKAEAYIQTDKPDEPVKDDSQLWLYGIIAGSIAGVVVVIWIIVCIYCKCCRQKNSEEDAEPELTSIQPQPSKQKTSPARPLPTTPRKKTLIPQGSKFSLWKGRTYQINDGYVPEKETEEQTLLKSPRKKETQSPVPSITGSATVTPMMPKKELVPPAVKKGRRNSKNSIGPATEDLDFNNDIKKLGSLEADKTQLFQSSVSEDSDDTKEQLKMQKKKNKDRMSEKYGQEIDQCILQNLITEAKHRDKGKENTDNNILGMPNTTVPSFVIESGSPSKEPIPLSRKFSDGNTSGDENLEEARNRMHKLLDDAFSLISPRSSFSENDLRKGTSTSNDEKSTNSRQSSTNVVDVDKAIETLKGFTNPAYTSSYSGLLETWSPYRASDQVALISMPQKPEPVVTRLGYKPDKRPLTSNKAANYVRRPAANLDVTNSKSTSDISESGKYTTNAPKPIVIRTKDDIPNARLESAKSEKNSNELQNKRNVSAVLNNDLLLRGSSTSLNKPTSQAKSNSLEMQHVKRNRSNSIRKHREPEKDNRNRDEIDVIKNIKPEEASDKLFHSLRDEIKGGKAAETEDDINKKPIRRRNRKTHSKPMTDIV